Proteins from one Candidatus Korarchaeota archaeon NZ13-K genomic window:
- a CDS encoding DUF4430 domain-containing protein, with the protein MSGRTLKAVAILSLLWALVMTSLYLQQVLLPQRGSERLIRVDIGIKYKNGTVEWHNSTSLRSGATLLEATAKVAEVSYTEHPGMGCFVDSINGVRNEHPYYWIWWYWDRSSGWMLGPVAADKYALSDGEIVIWFYEDTSQYPPQKP; encoded by the coding sequence ATGAGCGGGAGGACTCTCAAGGCCGTGGCTATCCTATCCTTGCTCTGGGCGCTCGTCATGACATCCCTCTACCTCCAGCAGGTCCTCCTACCGCAGCGGGGGAGCGAGAGGCTCATAAGGGTTGACATAGGGATCAAGTACAAGAACGGGACCGTGGAGTGGCATAACTCCACCTCCCTGAGGAGCGGCGCGACGCTCCTGGAGGCCACCGCCAAGGTGGCTGAGGTGAGCTACACGGAGCACCCGGGCATGGGATGCTTCGTGGATTCGATAAACGGTGTGAGGAACGAGCACCCCTATTACTGGATCTGGTGGTATTGGGACAGGAGCTCCGGTTGGATGCTCGGTCCAGTGGCTGCTGACAAGTACGCCCTCTCTGACGGTGAGATCGTGATCTGGTTCTACGAGGACACCAGCCAGTACCCACCACAGAAGCCCTGA
- a CDS encoding cysteine--tRNA ligase: MVFNTLSRRLEPFEPLVGRRVFMFVCGPTVYDYSHLGHARTYVFYDTLARFLRRLGYSLFYLQNITDVDDKIVNRALEEGRHPIELAREFESHYYEDMRALNVTSVNLYARASDYIKEIFEQIEGLLRRGNAYVTESGVYFDITTFPDYGRLSGQRPEDLRVHRIEPDPTKRNPGDFALWRNRPREEFGWESPWGYGRPGWHIEDTAISMKHFGKQYDIHGGAIELSFPHHEAEIAQAESLTGEKPFVKYWIHTGLLTVEGEKMSKSLGNFVTIREALGRYDANALRLFLLSRHYRSPIDFRWDHLEQAKGSYERILNCLENFRRIETGESKDEGSFLRRVRERRSAFLRSMMDDLNTAEAIGELHELVREVNAYSEREGKISDEGKSEVLAVFSEIFDILGLRIERGSDEGTLSALISLVLSIRETLRARREYDLADEIRARLRDLGFEVQDTPKGVRWRFLGRP; the protein is encoded by the coding sequence ATGGTCTTCAACACCCTCTCGAGGAGACTCGAGCCCTTCGAGCCCCTGGTTGGGAGAAGGGTCTTCATGTTCGTCTGCGGTCCCACGGTCTACGATTACTCTCACCTTGGGCACGCCAGGACTTACGTTTTCTACGATACGCTGGCCAGGTTCCTCAGGAGGTTGGGTTACTCGCTCTTCTACCTCCAGAACATAACGGACGTTGATGATAAGATAGTGAACAGGGCCCTGGAGGAGGGCAGGCACCCGATCGAACTGGCCAGGGAGTTCGAGAGCCACTACTATGAGGACATGAGGGCCCTTAACGTGACCAGCGTGAACCTCTACGCTAGGGCCTCTGACTACATCAAGGAGATATTCGAGCAGATAGAGGGGCTCCTCAGGAGGGGCAACGCCTACGTGACGGAGAGTGGGGTCTACTTCGATATAACCACCTTCCCCGACTATGGGAGGCTATCGGGTCAGAGGCCTGAGGATCTCAGGGTCCATAGGATAGAGCCCGATCCCACCAAGAGGAACCCCGGGGACTTCGCCCTCTGGAGGAACAGGCCCAGGGAGGAGTTCGGCTGGGAATCACCCTGGGGCTACGGCAGACCGGGCTGGCACATAGAGGACACGGCCATCTCCATGAAGCACTTCGGCAAGCAGTATGACATACATGGAGGTGCCATCGAGCTCTCATTCCCACATCACGAGGCGGAGATAGCGCAGGCCGAGAGCCTGACGGGTGAGAAACCTTTCGTGAAGTACTGGATCCACACGGGCCTGCTGACCGTGGAGGGGGAGAAGATGTCGAAGTCCCTGGGGAACTTCGTCACGATAAGGGAGGCCCTCGGAAGGTACGATGCTAATGCGCTCAGGCTATTCCTCCTCTCCAGGCATTACAGGTCACCCATAGACTTCAGATGGGATCACCTGGAGCAGGCGAAGGGGAGTTACGAGAGGATACTGAACTGCCTAGAGAACTTCAGGAGGATCGAGACGGGCGAGAGCAAGGATGAGGGGAGTTTTCTCAGGAGAGTCAGGGAGAGGAGGAGCGCGTTCCTCAGGAGCATGATGGACGACCTGAACACGGCCGAAGCGATAGGTGAGCTTCATGAGCTTGTCAGGGAGGTGAACGCTTACTCCGAGAGGGAGGGGAAGATCAGCGATGAAGGGAAGTCCGAGGTCCTGGCTGTCTTCTCCGAGATATTCGACATCTTGGGGCTGAGGATTGAGAGGGGCTCCGATGAGGGCACGCTCAGTGCCCTGATCTCCCTCGTGCTCAGCATAAGGGAGACCCTGAGGGCCAGGAGGGAGTACGATCTGGCCGATGAGATAAGGGCCAGGCTGAGGGATCTCGGCTTCGAGGTGCAGGATACCCCTAAGGGGGTGAGGTGGAGGTTCCTGGGGAGGCCATGA
- a CDS encoding SagB/ThcOx family dehydrogenase, which produces MLLTILLLILTGAVSFREVRKEQQVLGGVKLPDPVLKGEVSVEEALSRRRSVREYRNDPLTLAELGQLLWAAQGITLPSSGFRTAPSAGATYPLELYVSVRRGGVVGLPAGIYHYDPLTHSLELVKEGDFSSDIYRASLNQEWVRRAAACIIITADFSRTTSRYGARGERYVYMEAGHVGQNIYLQATALGLGTVAVGAFHDDQLKSIVGCEEDPIYLFPVGRR; this is translated from the coding sequence ATGCTCCTCACGATCCTCCTCCTGATCCTGACGGGCGCCGTCAGCTTCAGGGAGGTGAGGAAGGAGCAACAGGTCCTGGGTGGCGTGAAGCTCCCGGATCCCGTTCTCAAGGGGGAGGTTTCCGTGGAGGAGGCCCTCAGCAGGAGGAGATCCGTGAGGGAGTACAGGAACGACCCGCTCACGCTGGCAGAGCTCGGGCAGCTCCTCTGGGCGGCCCAGGGGATAACGTTGCCATCGAGCGGTTTCAGGACAGCCCCCAGCGCGGGGGCAACATATCCGCTCGAACTCTACGTCTCGGTCAGGCGTGGAGGAGTCGTGGGACTACCGGCCGGCATATATCACTATGATCCCCTCACGCACTCACTGGAGCTCGTGAAGGAGGGGGACTTCTCATCGGATATCTACAGGGCATCCCTGAACCAGGAGTGGGTGAGGAGGGCAGCCGCATGCATAATAATAACGGCGGACTTCAGCAGAACGACATCGCGTTACGGCGCGAGGGGGGAGAGGTACGTCTACATGGAGGCCGGTCACGTGGGCCAGAACATATACCTTCAGGCGACCGCCCTGGGGCTGGGCACTGTGGCTGTGGGAGCCTTCCACGATGATCAGCTCAAGTCGATAGTAGGGTGTGAAGAGGATCCAATATACCTGTTCCCGGTGGGGAGAAGGTGA
- a CDS encoding sodium-translocating pyrophosphatase: MKVLWELVIAASTISGILIALLLRYLIARMNPGNERMVRISQAIRRGSKAYLHRQYKVILSVMVVIGAFVYILDLIQHGGIPYVSMSFMLGTIASLLAGYISMDAATITNTRVAQAARESKEKPLIVAYLGGLVLGLMVVSMSLAGVSGMFFLYWWLNGWSNVERIPTLIMGFGFGASLAALFAQLGGGIYTKAADVGADLVGKVEAGIPEDDPRNPAVIADNVGDNVGDCAGRGADLFESISAENIGSMIIGSAMYLLTRNIYFIFFPLVARAMGIVGTLVGSLFIKPREGEMPVSAMRRALIASVITTAILFYLVTSWFGEGHEYLYLASLLGMAAALIIELAIEYYTEIHGPVLEIVKSTETGPATTILSGLAVGMEAPAVPVISVLAALGASYYLGGIYGQLNGIPAHFAGIYGTVAATIGMLSLTGIILAMDGYGPIADNASGIIEMAGIEEEVGSEVKDVLDAAGNTTKSLAKGFAMGSAAMASLLLFQAYVDVVKIEEFNLMQPVTLVGLLAGAILPFFFSSRAIRAVGKTAWEMIKEVRRQFREIPGILEGRNEPDYAKCVDISTRAAQKEMIVPSLVSLIAPIVVGILLGPVSLGGFQIGVTAAGIMLAFLMNTGGAAWDNAKKYIERSGRKGSDEHKASVIGDTVGDPLKDTAGPSLHVLLKLVNNVSIVMGSAIVLYSLHLLG, encoded by the coding sequence ATGAAGGTGCTCTGGGAACTGGTGATAGCCGCATCGACCATTTCGGGCATCTTGATCGCCCTGCTCCTAAGGTATCTCATAGCCAGAATGAACCCTGGAAACGAGAGGATGGTCAGGATAAGCCAGGCCATAAGGAGGGGATCCAAGGCCTACCTGCACAGGCAGTACAAGGTCATCCTCTCAGTCATGGTGGTGATAGGCGCTTTCGTCTACATTTTGGACCTCATTCAGCATGGAGGCATCCCTTACGTCTCCATGTCCTTCATGCTTGGCACGATCGCCTCGCTGCTCGCTGGCTACATCTCAATGGATGCCGCCACCATAACAAACACCAGGGTGGCTCAGGCGGCGAGAGAGAGTAAGGAGAAGCCCCTGATAGTGGCCTACCTGGGTGGTCTCGTCCTCGGACTCATGGTCGTCTCCATGAGCCTAGCAGGGGTTTCCGGCATGTTCTTCCTCTACTGGTGGCTGAACGGATGGAGCAACGTAGAGAGGATACCGACGCTCATCATGGGCTTCGGCTTCGGTGCGAGCCTGGCAGCGCTGTTCGCGCAGCTGGGAGGGGGAATATACACGAAGGCCGCCGATGTGGGAGCGGATCTCGTTGGGAAGGTTGAGGCCGGCATACCCGAGGACGATCCGAGAAATCCAGCTGTGATAGCAGATAACGTTGGAGATAACGTTGGAGACTGCGCAGGTAGAGGAGCCGATCTGTTCGAGTCAATATCCGCTGAGAACATAGGATCCATGATAATAGGGTCCGCCATGTACCTGCTCACGAGGAACATTTACTTCATATTCTTCCCGCTAGTGGCCAGAGCCATGGGGATCGTGGGCACGCTCGTGGGCTCCCTCTTCATCAAGCCCAGGGAGGGTGAGATGCCGGTATCTGCGATGAGGAGGGCTCTCATAGCCTCCGTGATAACGACGGCCATACTATTCTACTTGGTGACCTCCTGGTTCGGGGAGGGTCATGAGTACCTCTATCTCGCCTCCCTTCTGGGGATGGCCGCCGCCCTGATAATAGAGTTGGCGATAGAGTACTACACCGAGATCCACGGACCCGTGCTGGAGATAGTGAAGTCCACCGAGACGGGTCCGGCCACTACAATACTGTCCGGCCTCGCGGTCGGGATGGAGGCACCGGCCGTACCGGTGATATCGGTGCTCGCGGCTCTGGGAGCCTCCTACTACCTCGGGGGAATATACGGGCAGCTCAATGGAATACCGGCCCACTTCGCGGGCATCTATGGGACTGTAGCCGCCACGATAGGGATGCTCTCACTCACGGGCATAATACTGGCGATGGACGGCTACGGGCCAATAGCAGATAACGCCAGCGGTATAATAGAGATGGCTGGCATAGAGGAGGAGGTCGGAAGCGAGGTGAAGGATGTTCTGGACGCAGCTGGAAACACCACGAAGTCCTTGGCCAAGGGGTTCGCGATGGGAAGCGCCGCAATGGCCTCGCTCCTCCTCTTCCAAGCCTACGTTGACGTGGTGAAGATAGAGGAATTCAACCTCATGCAGCCGGTGACCCTGGTGGGACTACTGGCCGGAGCGATACTGCCTTTCTTCTTCTCGAGCAGGGCTATAAGGGCCGTAGGCAAAACGGCTTGGGAGATGATAAAGGAGGTGAGGAGACAGTTCAGGGAGATCCCTGGGATACTCGAGGGAAGAAATGAGCCAGATTACGCTAAGTGCGTTGATATCAGTACGAGAGCCGCTCAGAAGGAGATGATAGTTCCTAGCTTGGTCTCTCTGATAGCCCCCATAGTGGTGGGGATCCTGCTCGGCCCCGTCTCGCTGGGAGGTTTCCAGATAGGGGTAACGGCCGCCGGTATAATGCTGGCCTTCCTCATGAACACTGGGGGAGCCGCATGGGACAACGCGAAGAAGTACATAGAGAGGAGTGGAAGGAAGGGATCAGATGAGCACAAGGCCTCGGTGATAGGGGACACAGTGGGAGATCCGCTCAAGGACACGGCGGGCCCCAGCCTGCACGTGCTCCTGAAGCTCGTGAACAACGTATCCATCGTGATGGGATCCGCCATTGTCCTTTACTCGTTACACCTGCTTGGGTAA
- a CDS encoding DUF4443 domain-containing protein, with protein sequence MVLSELKYAMERLPGPLPNYNLLHALLLLFLLEEGRLGRKRISQLMELGEGSVRNLLSKLREMGWVDCRKEGCFLTDLGVKKVKNLRECLIGPVKIELREIIKGDAYATLVRCVNYSDVLELRDEAVRAGGKGAVILRKQGGTLIFPETGEMVSKYAPNDDRLLENSLRPAEGDLVILGMGESPRSSKLSSLAPSLMAIQGPAFSRQIQTGNL encoded by the coding sequence ATGGTCCTGAGTGAGCTCAAGTACGCGATGGAGAGGCTACCCGGCCCGCTACCGAATTACAATCTACTGCACGCACTCCTCCTGCTGTTTCTGCTGGAGGAGGGCCGGCTGGGGAGGAAGAGGATATCTCAACTGATGGAGCTCGGCGAGGGGAGCGTCAGGAACCTCCTTAGCAAGCTGAGGGAGATGGGGTGGGTGGATTGCAGGAAGGAGGGATGCTTCCTAACCGATTTAGGTGTTAAGAAGGTGAAGAATCTCAGAGAATGTTTAATCGGGCCTGTGAAAATAGAGTTGAGGGAGATAATAAAGGGGGATGCCTACGCCACGCTGGTCAGGTGCGTCAATTACTCGGATGTGCTGGAGCTGAGGGATGAGGCGGTTAGGGCCGGCGGGAAGGGGGCTGTGATACTGAGGAAGCAGGGAGGGACCTTGATCTTTCCGGAGACTGGGGAGATGGTCTCCAAATATGCTCCTAACGATGATAGGCTGCTCGAAAATTCCCTCAGGCCTGCCGAGGGTGATCTAGTGATCCTGGGAATGGGGGAGAGCCCGAGATCATCTAAGCTCTCCTCCCTGGCCCCCTCTCTCATGGCCATCCAGGGACCCGCCTTCTCCAGGCAGATTCAAACTGGCAACCTTTAA